The genomic region GGCATTGGGGTCTTCCCGGCTTGGTTTCCCGTTGATCCCTTTTTCGGTATCGATATAAACAAAGGCACAATATTTTTGTAACTGATCGATTTGCTTCTGAGTTTTAATGAGGAATTTATGGCTGAAAAAGGGGGTTTGAAAATAAGGCCGGTCCAGTTGGGCGACGTACATCCCCATCCTCAAAAAGTCAACCTCAATTTTGACTATCATGGCCCTAAATCCCGACTTAGGAATAATGGTCTCGAAAAAAGCTAAGAATTTCCCTTTTCTTGTTTATCGGAAAATTTTAAGACTTACTTTAATCTTAAAAAAATTTTCTCTCTTGATTATCACCTGAAAAATGCTAATTTATATAGCTTGTTGGGGTCAAATTTTTTATAGGGTAATGATTATTACTTTACTGAATTTCAAGTCTTACCCTCAAAGGAATCGTATGCAAATTTTTAGAAACGGGCTGGGTCCGGCCCAGGGTCCACTCCTGGCAACGGACCCCGTCTCCCAGGAGCTTTTTTATTTCTTTAACCACCCCTTTGATATCGATGATCGGATGGCGGGAAAAGACCTCGGGCAGTCCATAGGTCAGATTACAGGCCAGACATTTCCCGGGCCGTTCTTCCAGCTCCAGGTCGAAGAAAAGGGTTTTTTGGGCCGGATCATAACGTTGGAATTTCAAACCGATGGTGTAGGCCCCTTCTTCGAAGTCTCCGTAAAGGGCTTCGAAAAATTGGTCCGCCCGTTGACGGGGGAAAATATCCTGTAAGGCTTGGTCGGTAAAAAGGGCTTTAAAATCTTTTTCTTCCATTGCTTAATTCCTCTTTAATTGGTACACTTATCAAAAACCTGTTGAGATCCTATCCCAATGAAACGGAGGAGGCCCATGAAAAAAACCAATCTGTACCAGGCCAATGATTTCAGCGATCTGGCCTTTTCGCGGCTGTTGGTCCATGATTCCCCTTATTTCAAAATCCTCAATTTCAACTTTAAAGCCGGGCAAATGCTTCCTGTCCACTCCCATGATGTGGAAGGGCAGGTCTGCCTGACTATCTTGGAGGGGTCGGGAAAATTCTTAGGGAAAGACAATAGCGCCCTGCCGGCTCAAGCCGGAGATGTGCTGATCACGGACATTAGCGAACCCCATGGTCTGCTGGCCGAAACCGATCTCCGCCTCCTGGTGACTATCGCCCCGCCGATTTAGTTCGAAAATAAAACCGTTGTTCACCGCAAAGCCGCGAAGTACG from Deltaproteobacteria bacterium harbors:
- a CDS encoding pancreas/duodenum homeobox protein 1 gives rise to the protein MEEKDFKALFTDQALQDIFPRQRADQFFEALYGDFEEGAYTIGLKFQRYDPAQKTLFFDLELEERPGKCLACNLTYGLPEVFSRHPIIDIKGVVKEIKKLLGDGVRCQEWTLGRTQPVSKNLHTIPLRVRLEIQ
- a CDS encoding cupin domain-containing protein, coding for MKKTNLYQANDFSDLAFSRLLVHDSPYFKILNFNFKAGQMLPVHSHDVEGQVCLTILEGSGKFLGKDNSALPAQAGDVLITDISEPHGLLAETDLRLLVTIAPPI